A region from the Patescibacteria group bacterium genome encodes:
- a CDS encoding ParB N-terminal domain-containing protein — protein MDKKTESIKIANLKFAPYNPREIKHDDIETLKKSIERFGLRGLITVNTRKGREGMIVGGNMTVMTLKEMGWETIPAKNVDFVDLPEKEEKALSLALNKIAERRDWNDEKLAEMMWELNRAEIDLSL, from the coding sequence ATGGACAAAAAAACCGAATCAATAAAAATCGCGAACCTGAAGTTCGCGCCATACAATCCGAGAGAGATAAAACACGACGATATCGAAACGTTGAAGAAATCGATCGAGAGATTCGGACTGCGCGGGCTGATCACCGTAAACACCCGCAAAGGACGCGAGGGAATGATAGTGGGCGGAAACATGACCGTCATGACCCTGAAAGAGATGGGATGGGAGACGATACCGGCAAAAAATGTCGACTTTGTCGACTTGCCGGAGAAGGAAGAAAAAGCGTTGAGTCTCGCGCTCAACAAGATCGCCGAGCGTCGCGACTGGAACGACGAAAAGCTGGCCGAAATGATGTGGGAGCTGAATCGCGCGGAGATTGACCTTTCGCT
- a CDS encoding KH domain-containing protein, translating into MQSQDKEVLETILKAIVTQPEKVEVTKTVDEMGVLLSVRLGDDDAGIVIGKAGRGIQAIRTVMNFVGRRTQARVNVKLEVPDRPRGDRPARSGSGDDFSL; encoded by the coding sequence ATGCAATCACAAGACAAAGAAGTGCTCGAAACGATTCTAAAAGCCATCGTCACTCAGCCGGAAAAGGTCGAGGTGACAAAAACGGTGGATGAGATGGGCGTCCTTCTCTCCGTCAGGCTCGGCGATGACGACGCCGGAATCGTGATAGGCAAAGCGGGGAGAGGCATTCAAGCCATCCGCACCGTCATGAATTTCGTCGGCAGACGAACTCAAGCGAGGGTGAACGTCAAGCTCGAAGTGCCGGATCGTCCCCGCGGAGATCGGCCGGCCCGCAGCGGCTCAGGCGACGATTTCTCGCTCTAA
- the dcm gene encoding DNA (cytosine-5-)-methyltransferase, which produces MRHIDLFSGIGGFALAVEEVWPDSEHIFCDNDSYCQQLIKLRFPNSKIYGDIKKIKSITNADWLGPQEQRKKQQTSRDRQLLKVDILTGGFPCQPFSQAGKRRGTNDARYLWPEMLRIIRLTHPRWVIAENVRGFLAMQNGLVFEQVCTDLEDSGYEVQPLVIPAVAVNAPHRRDRVWFIASNAKSERSRGGTSEECGIKKWSMEQDESKGREIRSKGERRTGRIAYATSGESGKQAKQKRRKDFERGSWERNWLEVAAELCGMDDGLPAKLDGFELSKSRHRIERLKALGNAIVLQVAVEIMKAIKVSEKNISHTRNIRN; this is translated from the coding sequence ATGAGGCACATCGATTTATTTTCAGGCATCGGCGGGTTCGCTCTGGCGGTAGAAGAAGTATGGCCGGACTCCGAACATATCTTTTGCGATAACGATTCTTACTGCCAGCAATTAATAAAACTCAGATTTCCCAATTCAAAAATTTATGGCGACATCAAAAAAATCAAATCTATTACCAACGCCGACTGGCTCGGACCACAAGAGCAGAGGAAGAAACAGCAAACAAGTCGGGATAGACAACTACTTAAAGTCGATATCCTTACGGGCGGATTCCCATGCCAGCCATTTTCTCAAGCCGGGAAAAGGAGAGGCACAAACGACGCTCGATACCTCTGGCCGGAAATGCTTCGAATCATTAGGCTCACGCATCCGCGATGGGTCATTGCTGAGAACGTGCGTGGGTTTCTTGCTATGCAAAACGGATTGGTATTCGAACAAGTGTGCACTGACCTGGAAGATTCCGGTTACGAAGTCCAGCCGCTTGTTATTCCAGCTGTCGCCGTCAACGCTCCGCATCGAAGGGACAGGGTCTGGTTTATTGCTTCCAACGCCAAGAGTGAGCGAAGCCGAGGGGGCACCAGTGAAGAATGCGGAATTAAAAAATGGTCGATGGAGCAGGATGAATCAAAAGGGCGTGAGATTCGGAGTAAAGGTGAAAGACGTACTGGCCGTATTGCCTACGCCACGAGCGGGGAATCCGGGAAGCAGGCCAAACAAAAAAGGCGGAAAGATTTTGAACGAGGAAGTTGGGAAAGAAATTGGCTTGAAGTTGCAGCCGAACTTTGTGGAATGGATGATGGGCTACCCGCAAAACTGGACGGATTTGAATTGTCGAAATCGAGACATCGAATAGAACGATTAAAAGCTCTTGGGAATGCCATAGTGCTTCAGGTGGCTGTTGAAATTATGAAAGCAATTAAAGTGTCGGAAAAAAATATTAGCCATACTCGAAACATTCGAAATTAA